In Halichondria panicea chromosome 13, odHalPani1.1, whole genome shotgun sequence, one genomic interval encodes:
- the LOC135346866 gene encoding beta-1,3-galactosyltransferase 6-like codes for MSLVSQYVGCKKCTVLLLALTIYTATVWYLAKLSQCEPLDHNEWSQPADTTAVSNDLPETAYIPNNVLLVIVISKPENRARRDVIRKTWVGSYVEHKKKFAVKFVIGTLDLNANKTELLISENKTFGDVLLLTDHLDSYKNLTRKVLHTFIWVDKNTNYSFVLKLDDDSFPKLDRIELELKKRTSHRPLYWGLVQSRKPNKKGKWAETHWKLCDKYLPYALGLGYVLSKDLIHRIAINADGLTLYNNEDVSVGAWISPFDLERKNDERFRTKVDTNWDHKQCKDYLLVHHLSIEDTEKTHKIMKSKGVLC; via the coding sequence ATGAGTTTGGTCAGTCAGTATGTAGGATGTAAAAAGTGTACAGTGTTGCTCCTAGCTTTAACCATATACACTGCTACTGTATGGTACCTAGCCAAATTGTCTCAATGTGAGCCGCTGGATCACAATGAATGGAGCCAACCGGCAGATACCACAGCTGTATCCAATGACTTGCCTGAAACAGCTTATATTCCAAATAATGTACTACTCGTGATAGTCATTTCAAAACCCGAGAACAGAGCTAGGAGAGATGTGATTAGGAAGACTTGGGTGGGTAGCTATGTCGAACACAAAAAGAAGTTTGCAGTCAAGTTTGTTATAGGAACCCTTGATCTGAATGCTAACAAAACAGAGTTGCTAATTTCAGAGAATAAGACGTTTGGCGATGTATTACTTTTGACCGATCACCTGGATTCATACAAGAACCTCACCAGGAAAGTTTTACATACCTTTATATGGGTGGACAAGAACACAAACTACTCCTTTGTACTGAAACTTGACGACGACTCATTCCCTAAATTGGATCGGATTGAATTGGAATTGAAAAAAAGAACTAGCCATAGACCTCTCTACTGGGGTTTGGTTCAATCACGTAAACCAAATAAAAAAGGAAAGTGGGCGGAAACACATTGGAAGTTGTGTGACAAATACCTGCCGTATGCATTGGGATTGGGTTATGTATTATCTAAAGACCTTATACACAGAATTGCTATCAATGCTGACGGTCTTACACTCTACAACAACGAAGATGTCTCAGTTGGAGCTTGGATCAGTCCATTTGACTTAGAAAGAAAAAATGACGAACGATTTCGTACAAAGGTAGATACAAATTGGGATCACAAACAGTGCAAGGACTATCTTCTGGTTCATCATCTGTCTATTGAAGATACGGAGAAAACTCACAAAATAATGAAGAGTAAAGGAGTTTTGTGTTAA
- the LOC135346865 gene encoding beta-1,3-galactosyltransferase 6-like, whose product MSLVSQYAGCKKCTVLLLALTIYTATVWYLAKSSFKTQREPLDHNQWSQPTDATAVSNDLPETANILNNVLLVMVISTPENRARRDVIRKTWMGSYVEHKKKFAVKFVIGTLDLKANKTELLISENNTFGDVLLLTDHIDSYKNLTKKVLHTFIWVDKNTNYSFVLKLDDDSFPKLDRIELELKKRTSHRPLYWGLVESQGKPRKEGKWAETHWKLCDKYLPYALGGGYVLSKDLIHRIAINADGLTLYNNEDVSVGAWISPFDLERKNDERFRTKVDKNWRHKQCKDYLLVHHLSIEDTEKTHKLMKSKGVLC is encoded by the coding sequence ATGAGTTTGGTCAGTCAGTATGCAGGATGTAAAAAGTGTACAGTGTTGCTCCTAGCTTTAACCATATACACTGCTACTGTATGGTACCTAGCCAAATCGTCTTTTAAAACTCAACGTGAGCCGCTGGATCACAATCAATGGAGCCAACCAACAGATGCCACAGCTGTATCCAATGACTTGCCTGAAACAGCTAATATTCTAAATAATGTACTACTTGTGATGGTCATTTCAACACCCGAGAACAGAGCTAGGAGAGATGTGATTAGGAAGACTTGGATGGGTAGCTATGTCGAACACAAAAAGAAGTTTGCAGTCAAGTTTGTTATAGGAACCCTTGATCTGAAGGCTAACAAAACAGAGTTGCTGATTTCAGAGAATAATACGTTTGGCGATGTATTACTTTTGACCGATCACATCGATTCATACAAGAACCTTACCAAGAAAGTTTTACATACCTTTATATGGGTGGACAAGAACACAAACTACTCCTTTGTACTGAAACTTGACGACGACTCGTTCCCTAAATTGGATCGGATTGAATTGGAATTGAAAAAAAGGACTAGCCATAGACCTCTCTACTGGGGTTTGGTTGAATCACAAGGTAAACCAAGGAAAGAAGGAAAGTGGGCGGAAACACATTGGAAGTTGTGTGACAAATACCTGCCGTATGCATTGGGAGGGGGTTATGTATTATCTAAAGACCTTATACACAGAATTGCTATCAATGCTGACGGTCTTACACTCTACAACAACGAAGATGTCTCAGTTGGAGCTTGGATCAGTCCATTTGACTTAGAAAGAAAAAATGACGAACGATTTCGTACAAAGGTAGATAAAAATTGGCGTCACAAACAGTGCAAGGACTATCTTCTGGTTCATCATCTGTCTATTGAAGATACGGAGAAAACTCACAAACTAATGAAGAGTAAAGGTGTTTTGTGTTAA
- the LOC135346867 gene encoding beta-1,3-galactosyltransferase 6-like, with protein sequence MLVYFRMYRTIAVLLLALTIYTAAVWYLAKLSFETQREQLDHKQWSQPTDATAVSNDLPEIANIPNNVLLVIVMSTPENRARRDVIRKTWVGSYVKHEKKFAVKFVIGTLDLNTESLISENKTFGDLLLLTDHLDSYNNLTRKVLHTFVWVDENTDYSFVLKLDDDSFPKLDRIELELKKRTSHRPLYWGLVESQGKPSKEGKWAETHWKLCDKYLPYALGGGYVLSKDLIHRIAINADGLTLYNNEDVSVGAWISPFDLEIKHDKRFRSSAQKRWHHDQCKIYLLVHHLSNEDAKKTHEIMKSKGVLC encoded by the coding sequence ATGTTAGTATATTTTAGAATGTATAGAACTATTGCTGTGTTGCTCCTAGCTTTAACCATATATACTGCAGCTGTATGGTACCTAGCCAAATTATCTTTTGAAACCCAACGTGAGCAGCTGGATCACAAGCAATGGAGCCAACCAACAGATGCCACAGCTGTATCCAATGACTTGCCTGAAATAGCTAATATTCCAAATAATGTACTACTCGTGATAGTCATGTCAACACCCGAGAACAGAGCTAGGAGAGATGTGATTAGGAAGACTTGGGTGGGTAGCTATGTCAAACACGAAAAGAAGTTTGCAGTCAAGTTTGTTATAGGAACCCTTGATCTGAATACTGAGTCGCTGATTTCCGAGAATAAGACGTTTGGCGATTTATTACTTTTGACCGATCACCTGGATTCATACAATAACCTCACCAGAAAAGTTTTACATACCTTTGTGTGGGTAGACGAAAACACAGACTACTCCTTTGTACTGAAACTTGACGACGACTCATTCCCTAAATTGGATCGGATTGAATTGGAATTGAAAAAAAGAACTAGCCATAGACCTCTCTACTGGGGTTTGGTTGAATCACAAGGTAAACCAAGCAAAGAAGGAAAGTGGGCCGAAACACATTGGAAGTTGTGTGACAAATACCTACCGTATGCATTGGGAGGGGGTTATGTATTATCTAAAGACCTTATACACAGAATTGCTATCAATGCTGACGGTCTTACACTCTACAACAACGAAGATGTCTCAGTTGGAGCTTGGATCAGTCCATTCGACTTAGAAATAAAACATGACAAACGATTTCGTTCAAGTGCGCAAAAAAGGTGGCATCACGATCAATGCAAGATTTATCTTCTTGTTCATCATCTGTCTAATGAAGATGCAAAGAAAACTCATGAAATAATGAAGAGTAAAGGTGTTTTGTGTTAA